A DNA window from Alligator mississippiensis isolate rAllMis1 chromosome 11, rAllMis1, whole genome shotgun sequence contains the following coding sequences:
- the LOC132243772 gene encoding olfactory receptor 14C36-like has translation MSNQTTMTEFLLLGFSDIQELQILHFVTFLTAYLTALMGNFLVITVVTRNHKLHSPMFFFLINLSLLDLGSISVTVPKSMSNSLLNTRLISYSGCVAQVFCLFCFLGANLSLLTVMAYDRYVAICKPLHYEIIMNRRACIQMAACAWAAGIMYSALHTGNTFSLPFCHSNTINQFFCEIPQLLKLSCSDTYRRELAALAFSVFLGLGCFVFIVVSYVQIFTALWRIPSEHGHQKAFSTCIPHLIVVSLFLSTASIAYLKPVSDSPSPLDLLAAVLYCVVPPLMNPVIYSMRNEEIQAALKQLLHRLILSKNKREADLSQEGSGLQE, from the coding sequence atgtccaaccaaacaACCAtgaccgagttcctcctcctggggttcTCTGACATCcaggagctgcagatcttacactttgtcacGTTTCTGACAGCATACCTGACAGCTCTGATGGGGAATTTCCTCGTTATCACAGTTGTAACTCGCAACCACAAGCTTCATTcccccatgttctttttcttgattaatttgtctctcctggaccttggctccatctcagtgaccgtgcccaaatccatgtccAATTCCCTATTGAACACCAGGTTGAtctcctactctggatgtgtagcccaagtgttttgtctcttctgcttcttgggagcaaatttatcccttctcacggttatggcatatgaccgatatgttgccatctgcaaaccactgcattatgagataataatgaacaggagagcttgcatccagatggctgcctgtgcttgggctgctggtatcatgtactctgcactgcacactgggaacacctttagtctccccttctgccactcaaataccatcaaccagttcttctgtgaaataccccagctgctcaagctctcctgctctgacacataccgtAGAGAGCTGGCAGCccttgccttcagtgtgtttctaggtttaggctgttttgttttcatcgttgtgtcatatgttcagatcttcaccgcatTGTGGAGAATCCCCTCGGAGCATGGccatcagaaagccttctccacctgcattcctcaccttattgtggtctctctgtttctttccactgccaGCATTGCCTACTTGAAGCCAGtctctgactccccatcccctctggatctcctggcagctgttctgtattgtgtggtgcctccattgatgaatccggtcatctataGCATGAGAAAtgaggagatccaagctgccctcaagcaactgctccacaggctgatcctctccaagaacaa